In Raphanus sativus cultivar WK10039 unplaced genomic scaffold, ASM80110v3 Scaffold1509, whole genome shotgun sequence, the DNA window TATTGGTTTCTGTTTTTCCCCGCAGATAATGGAGTTTACAACTATAGAAGAACTGGACTTGAAGATCTTTTCGCTTTTGGGTCCGTCTGATCTCATGCGTGCTTGTCTTGTTTCACGTTCCTGGTGCCGATTTGGTaggttttcttattttcttttattttgttatattaaatGCTTTTCCGTAGCTCAGTCAGTCTAATTACTGGAACTTCTTTGCAGTGAGTGGCAATCCGTTCATGAGAGACATAGTTCGAGAGATGGTAGATGTAGCTAACACTAGAGTCACTTTCAGCAACGAGCACCCTGATTATGCATTGCTAATCAGAGCACTGAAGTATGCTCCTAGGATTAACTGCCTCTCTGAAGCAGTAAAGGCATCGTCTCATCATCATGTTGATGTATATGACAACATCTCTAACACCGTCCATGACTATATGCTGGCGGGTCCTTGGATGAGCAGAGGACGAAGTGATCCATCGGAGGGAACAGAATGGCTCATGTATAAGCTGACTGAGTTGTCTCTCGTTGGTAGCATCAAGATATACCTAGAACCAACttgtaagtctttttttttgtttcttgatcTTCATTATGTGTTTATTGACTGATACTAGACCTAACCTCACATTGTTTTGTTAGATCCTAGCCTACCGGTCTCTCCAGTCTATGGAGCACGTTCTGTTCGCTTCATCTTTGGCGATATGAACGAAGAAGGTGTTTTCACTACGACTTTTGCCACACCTTTCTTTCCGATGACTCAGAATGTGAGTGAGGTCTTGATGCGTTCTCTCATGTTGTCTTTATTGGTTCAGATTCTAACttagtcttttttttgtaacacagagGTGCCAGAAATTTAGTCTCAGGAAACCTCTTATCTGCATCCGCAAGTTTCTGGTGGTTGAGTTTCATGAACCGGTATATCATCTGATGGTCTATACCATATGGGGTAACTTTACTTCTCACCAAACACCAACTTATCCTTGTGTCTGTACATTCTTCTATCTtgtttccaaaataatattttttgtatgatTTACTTTCAGGGTCTCGTATATCCATGTCAAGGGAAGAGATCTTGGAAGCTCATTTAGACTTTCTCCGACAAGGGACTTGGCGCTGCAAGCTATCACTTACTTGGACCCAAAGGTCAAGAGTGAGCTTGATATACTTGATGCTCGTCTTCGTGTGGGTGATGATTTTCAAACTCCAAAGCTAGTGGCATTCTTGAAGGACGAGAACAATGTGTGAGCGGTGTGGATTGTTTCTGGAGAGTGATGTCAAGATTTTGTATTTACTATCTTTGTCTCGTATGTTTGTTTCAAATGATGTATAGTTTCTCAATTGTAAACTTCGATGCATGTAAGCATGTTCACCAAAATgttgtttcaaaatattatgtttactaGTCAGTTACAATGGCATGTGTTCTGTTTCCCTGAAATTTACTAGTCAGCATCCGGGAAAACAACAGTCTGCTGGGTTTAATATCTTGTGCAATATACTGATTGTAAaattgttttcagttttttatGTGACTTTAGGATCTGTGTATTCGGGTGTAAGAGGCTGTGATTATCAGAGGGAAAGAACcaaaaccatttttttcttcttgtccCCATAGCTGAAGCAGAGGCACAATGTGTGTGTTCAGAAACCTCAAGAAGCAAATTTGGTGTGAAAAAGGTTCCCGAAAatctttgatgatttttttggtCCGAGCTGTTGATGATTAGATTCACACATGTATACCAGATACAGAATTTTCAGTTCAGTTTATGAAGAAGCCTCTTTTTTTAGAGGTCTCaaagtttatataaatttcatttacggaccaaaaaaaaagtatagttCCTTCTACTAAATATTGGATGAACTAGGTGCAGCCGTGCAGTAGCggcaatatttattaaaaaaaaattatccaaaattatagctatttattaatttcaaatttaatatatattttaatttagttttatctgtatgaaaaattaaaataattatttgtattttatttttatttggttttaaaaaattaatatttttaaattagttaaattttagtattataaattaaatttattaattaattttagttaaaatacaTTCAagtaagaaaatttaatttactaatttatttttgaaaaaatacaaacttcataaataatagaagtataattatctataaaaatttacttttaacttATAAAGTTGGTGtgaaatgttttatatttatagttatgttactaattaaaatatttactaatGATAATACatagaatttatttttatattttaagaatctTACCAAAAATGTAAACTTCATAAATGAAACAGTACATGTCTGATAGGGTGAAAACCATGTCACATTTTATACTAAACCATGTTAAAAAAGTTGTCTAGAAATCGATGCGGTACTACTTATGCATGCATGACaaattttctcaaataatatgTAGAAAAATtcagaatataattatatatatatatatttttttttgtaaactagaatataattatatctTGATCTGTAAACAGCGATCCAATAATTTAGCTTGATACTGAACGAGTTTTTCCTTTTCATGTGTGGTCATTCGTCAATTTGATGTGttatattgtatttaataactagattttgatccgcgcttttaaagcgcagaatattttacgatgaaaaatttcactaataatttaacaaatattttggttatttttaatgagtgtgtatttaaaatatttttgcatttaaatcagtatttttaaattcaacccgattgtgattataccggttaattcggagatctgacaattcaatttatgtttttaaaatattcatattaaaaaatcactaaaacccgagactaaccgattaaactgatggatgaccgatatgtaatctaattggatttaaattgtaatagtttcataatttgtaatcttataatcgaaattttaaagttcactattttgcaatttatgaaattatgacgtttctacaaaattttaaagagaaaatgatagatataaaataactaagattaattattgtattatttggaaacattgatagtagtataaaaatatattgtttgaaaacattgatagtagtataaagaaataagtatattgtttggaaacatagatagtagtataaagaaaggaacattagtgacttaatgtatgtttaactataaagtataaatgtgtatttaatttaaaaacttacaaaataaatgttaggtccaacagaatgtttctgttttaataagatagttGTAACTGAATgatcctaccaaaaaaaaaaatgtaactgaATGACGAAGAGCTATTTATGTGGTCTTACTTTACCATCATCTAAAATACGTAAAACTTCAATTGGTGGAAGCTCttcgtttatttatttatttatgatttaaataataatacatgCTTATATCTGTCggcataatatttttattttgtattctGAAATTGTTTACATGTGCGtgtgatatatatatgtctgcacaaatattgttgaaattgttttatttaatttttaagtaTATGCTGATagtctaaaattaatatttaaatttttcattaataCTTTATGAGTTTTAAATGATATTGAATAGCTTTTGTTAGctaattttataatgaaaatagatataagatattttaactaatgttaagtaatatttttatttatttaatatagatATTCTGGACTATTAGATTTATCTTCTTCTTGAGCTAATATATTTTTCCAACCTGCTtaatctaattaattatatttta includes these proteins:
- the LOC130504343 gene encoding F-box protein At4g00755-like isoform X1 — encoded protein: MGAYSINEFCIYAVGSYVETREINLASISLIKASPLDYCDIVTVFVFSAFIGFCFSPQIMEFTTIEELDLKIFSLLGPSDLMRACLVSRSWCRFVSGNPFMRDIVREMVDVANTRVTFSNEHPDYALLIRALKYAPRINCLSEAVKASSHHHVDVYDNISNTVHDYMLAGPWMSRGRSDPSEGTEWLMYKLTELSLVGSIKIYLEPTYPSLPVSPVYGARSVRFIFGDMNEEGVFTTTFATPFFPMTQNRCQKFSLRKPLICIRKFLVVEFHEPVYHLMVYTIWGSRISMSREEILEAHLDFLRQGTWRCKLSLTWTQRSRVSLIYLMLVFVWVMIFKLQS
- the LOC130504343 gene encoding F-box protein At4g00755-like isoform X2, with protein sequence MADQTTDSTSPAALVSTSSPIMEFTTIEELDLKIFSLLGPSDLMRACLVSRSWCRFVSGNPFMRDIVREMVDVANTRVTFSNEHPDYALLIRALKYAPRINCLSEAVKASSHHHVDVYDNISNTVHDYMLAGPWMSRGRSDPSEGTEWLMYKLTELSLVGSIKIYLEPTYPSLPVSPVYGARSVRFIFGDMNEEGVFTTTFATPFFPMTQNRCQKFSLRKPLICIRKFLVVEFHEPVYHLMVYTIWGSRISMSREEILEAHLDFLRQGTWRCKLSLTWTQRSRVSLIYLMLVFVWVMIFKLQS